The following coding sequences lie in one Haematobia irritans isolate KBUSLIRL chromosome 3, ASM5000362v1, whole genome shotgun sequence genomic window:
- the LOC142231374 gene encoding uncharacterized protein LOC142231374: MGDLEVMIQRQRDALVFLRKYADRFDSKQDSLRTSGYVTSLAQRVDDIFNIFESQHQEILRVVQEESLDEGHVPYLDEDFYFEFSELYFTFKGKLLDALPHNSTQSPFASTFAVPHSRVDTTIGVDTRLPKISLPKFTGEYMEWISFRDIYFSLVHNNDSLTKIQKFYYLKGTLSGEAANLIKNISATDANYDSAWNILESRYHNKRIIVGNLIGKLFGIEKSDGGYISIKNLLDSTQECLSSLRNLGMDTQSWDPIIIHLIGQKLDLQTRKEWEQSLRSSTEIPNRAEMFEFLERTFRTLESLRDNFPMDNMRGNSKNVKSSKMSSKRTTCNAGKISKPVKGQCSYCNKLHPLAKCYKFLALSFSDKNKYVSTSGICRNCLFPGHNPDTCVSPFRCITCHQPHHTVLHSTEPEVPDSINENCPTSSNNRITSHFGNSFQSVLLYTIRLIVNSNHGRFPLRALLDPGSQGSLITESAVQMMGLKKDRCNYEVVGIGEGKCSFSRFSVDVSLFTRRNEPVISCRALVLTNLSSYTPEYFSRNISLPNIDSENLADPQFYNADKIDMILGSDICSMIKIPAESFVHGELFFQNTHFGWVFSGRTGSISSNRVHIHNTNLESILKSFWEQEEVASSRDLNAEEISCEAHFERTTKRTRCGHYEVDLPFKSLLRDNSLPVVSNNVDNAFRRFRQLEISFSRRSTFADSYRTFMREYESLGHMSRIGTYPRDVRHNSYFLPHHGVFKEDSSTTKMRVVFDGSSHRKGMDSLNDLLSAGPALQNELPTVITQWRRHRIAFTADIEKMFRQIMVSPHHRKFQQILWRFRPFEEISIYELNTVTYGTTSAPYLAIRVLRKLAHDFYSEFPEASRILLSDTYVDDILSGSDSFENALLLYRDLCGLLKKAGCNLRKWTTNSVDLLREIPEEHRDPSIVFDFSKDKTIKTLGIQWNTDDDSFSFKIVLAESHTPTKRSILSESARLYDPLGWLTPCTVVAKSIFKSLWEHGVDWDSEIPESISNRWLKYRFSLPDLERIRIPRWINWSKHSKVELHCFCDASTVAYAAVAYTRVVTTSNIVVNLIQAKSKISPIKVLTIPRLELCAASLLIKVVQKIKISLRDLQISKFYYWSDSSTVLSWIRKSPSNWNVFVANRVAEIQRFSDPLEWRYIPSGLNPADSASRGIIPGELVENEIWWRGPNFLYESSDLWPQNLPNLETNLEEKGAKISAHNSEVLQYPEILQKYSKLETLLRVLSLCTRFVHNCQDKRNKQIGFLTTSEINLTLHSLVKLTQKIDFPDEFKLLALKRQIRNSSILKLMPYLDEDGIVRVGGRLQNSDLPYCVKHPIILAKSNPLSKLLILDAHIRTLHGGITLTMSYVNRKFWIVSGNQLAKTIIHRCMPCFRQSAKTARQIMGNLPSIRIKPSRPFKHSGVDFAGPITIKASSVRSSATSKGYICLFICMVTKAIHLEAVSDLTTNAFLAAFRRFVARRGACTDLYSDCGTNFIGASKELQILHSRKSNSLHDDLKQALSLCETNWHFIPPASPNFGGLWEAGVKSAKFHLKRITNERLLTFEELSTLLCQIEGCLNSRPLAPLTPDPADFDVLTPGHFLIGEPTVCIQEPSLLETPVNYLTRWKYIERLKQHFWKRWRNEYLNRLQARPKWLSPEPNAKVGDLVLIADERCGPGQWQLGRIKETHSGADGHIRVVSILTKNKILKRPISKICFLPGDSPDQPTPIAQKTIAN, from the coding sequence ATGGGTGATTTAGAGGTAATGATTCAAAGACAACGTGACGCGTTGGTGTTTTTGCGAAAGTATGCGGATCGATTCGATTCGAAGCAAGACTCTTTGAGAACTTCAGGTTATGTGACTTCTTTGGCACAACGCGTTGAcgacattttcaatattttcgaaAGTCAACATCAAGAAATTCTTCGAGTTGTGCAAGAAGAGTCATTGGATGAGGGACATGTTCCGTATTTAGATGAGGATTTTTATTTTGAGTTTTCGGAATTGTATTTTACTTTCAAAGGAAAGCTTCTTGATGCATTGCCACATAACTCTACTCAATCACCTTTTGCTAGTACTTTCGCTGTGCCACATAGCCGCGTGGATACGACCATCGGTGTCGACACGAGATTACCTAAGATatcattgccaaaatttacGGGAGAATATATGGAGTGGATCTCCTTCCGCGACATATATTTCTCCCTTGTCCATAACAACGATTCCTTAACTAAGATCCAAAAGTTTTATTACCTCAAGGGTACTTTAAGTGGAGAGGctgcaaatttgattaaaaatatatCTGCCACTGATGCGAATTATGACTCGGCTTGGAACATTCTCGAATCAAGATACCACAATAAGAGGATAATTGTGGGTAACTTGATAGGTAAATTATTTGGTATTGAAAAGTCAGATGGTGGATATATTTCCATCAAGAATTTGCTCGACTCTACACAGGAATGTTTGTCGTCTTTGAGGAATCTAGGTATGGATACTCAAAGTTGGGATCCTATCATAATACATCTTATTGGACAGAAGCTGGATTTACAGACTCGTAAGGAATGGGAACAATCCCTACGTTCGTCTACTGAAATCCCAAACCGTGCTGAAATGTTTGAGTTTCTAGAGAGGACTTTTAGAACTCTTGAATCTCTTAGAGATAATTTTCCAATGGATAATATGAGGggcaattcaaaaaatgttaaatccagtAAAATGAGTTCTAAGAGGACGACTTGTAATGCAGGTAAAATTTCAAAGCCTGTTAAGGGCCAATGTTCTTATTGCAATAAATTGCACCCTTTGGCCAAATGTTATAAATTTTTGGCTCTGAGCTTCtcagataaaaataaatatgtttctACTTCGGGTATTTGTCGCAATTGTCTTTTCCCCGGCCATAATCCTGATACTTGTGTGTCACCTTTCCGTTGTATTACTTGTCACCAGCCTCATCATACTGTCCTCCACAGTACTGAGCCTGAAGTCCCAGATTCTATTAATGAAAATTGCCCTACGTCCTCGAATAATAGAATTACTTCCCATTTTGGCAATTCCTTCCAATCTGTACTTCTTTACACTATTCGCTTGATTGTTAACTCGAACCATGGTCGATTTCCTCTGAGAGCTTTGCTTGACCCGGGCTCACAGGGCAGTTTAATAACGGAATCGGCGGTTCAGATGATGGGCCTTAAGAAGGACAGGTGCAATTATGAAGTAGTCGGGATAGGTGAAGGTAAATGTAGTTTTTCACGGTTTTCTGTTGACGTGAGTTTATTCACTCGTAGAAATGAACCGGTTATTTCTTGTAGGGCTTTGGTCCTGACGAATTTGTCATCATACACTCCGGAATATTTTTCGAGAAATATTTCTTTGCCAAATATTGACAGTGAAAATTTGGCTGATCCCCAATTTTACAATGCGGATAAAATAGATATGATTCTGGGGTCCGATATCTGCTCAATGATAAAAATACCTGCAGAATCATTTGTCCATGGTGAACTCTTTTTTCAGAATACTCATTTTGGTTGGGTATTTTCTGGCCGCACAGGCTCTATATCTTCCAATAGGGTTCACATTCATAATACCAATCTGGAGTCTATTTTGAAATCGTTTTGGGAGCAGGAAGAGGTGGCTTCAAGCAGAGATTTAAATGCTGAAGAAATTTCTTGTGAGGCTCATTTTGAGCGTACTACAAAGAGAACCAGATGTGGTCACTATGAAGTTGATTTACCATTTAAATCTCTTCTACGAGATAATTCTCTGCCTGTGGTGAGTAACAATGTTGACAACGCATTTAGGCGTTTTAGGCAATTAGAAATATCTTTCTCGAGACGCTCGACCTTTGCAGACTCTTACAGGACATTCATGCGCGAATACGAATCCTTGGGTCATATGTCCAGGATTGGGACATATCCAAGGGATGTTCGACATAATTCCTACTTTCTACCTCATCATGGTGTCTTTAAAGAAGACAGTTCTACCACTAAGATGAGGGTGGTATTTGATGGTAGTAGCCACAGGAAGGGTATGGATTCTCTCAACGATTTACTATCTGCGGGGCCAGCCCTTCAGAATGAATTACCTACTGTTATAACTCAGTGGAGAAGACATAGAATAGCCTTCACTGCGgacattgaaaaaatgttccgaCAGATAATGGTTTCTCCACATCATCGTAAATTTCAGCAGATTCTTTGGAGGTTCAGGCCTTTTGAAGAAATATCGATATATGAGCTAAACACGGTGACGTATGGTACTACATCCGCACCATATTTAGCTATCAGGGTTCTTCGAAAACTGGCTCATGATTTTTATTCCGAATTTCCTGAGGCTTCAAGAATTTTGCTGTCCGATACATATGTTGACGACATTTTGTCGGGCtctgactcttttgagaatgcaCTACTTTTATATAGAGACTTGTGTGGTCTTCTTAAGAAGGCTGGATGCAATCTCAGAAAATGGACAACGAATTCTGTGGATTTACTTCGTGAAATCCCCGAGGAACACAGGGACCCATCCATAGTTTTTGATTTTAGTAAGGATAAAACTATCAAGACGCTGGGTATACAGTGGAACACTGACGACGATTCATTTTCGTTCAAGATAGTACTTGCTGAGTCTCACACTCCAACGAAAAGATCAATTTTATCAGAATCTGCTAGGCTATACGATCCACTGGGTTGGTTGACCCCATGTACAGTTGTCGCAAAGTCCATATTTAAAAGTCTTTGGGAACACGGAGTTGATTGGGATTCAGAAATACCGGAATCTATTAGCAATCGCTGGCTTAAATATCGTTTTTCATTACCTGATCTGGAAAGGATAAGAATTCCTAGATGGATTAACTGGTCAAAGCACTCAAAAGTTGAATTGCATTGCTTTTGTGATGCATCAACAGTAGCATATGCGGCTGTTGCCTATACAAGAGTCGTGACCACTAGTAATATTGTTGTCAACCTGATTCAGGCCAAATCCAAAATTTCAcccattaaagttttgacaattccACGTTTGGAATTGTGCGCAGCATCCTTGTTGATTAAGGTGGTTCAGAAAATCAAGATCTCGTTAAGAGATTtgcaaatttcgaaattttattattggagTGATAGTTCAACTGTTTTAAGTTGGATAAGAAAATCTCCTTCCAACTGGAATGTTTTTGTCGCCAACAGGGTGGCAGAAATTCAAAGATTTAGTGACCCACTGGAATGGCGGTATATTCCATCGGGTCTGAATCCGGCAGATTCTGCTTCGCGAGGAATTATTCCTGGGGAATTGGTTGAGAATGAAATTTGGTGGCGTGGACCAAATTTCCTTTATGAATCTTCGGATTTGTGGCCCCAGAATCTTCCCAATTTGGAAACGAATCTGGAAGAAAAGGGGGCGAAGATTTCTGCTCATAATTCAGAGGTTTTGCAGTatcctgaaattttgcaaaaatactcTAAATTAGAAACCCTGCTACGGGTGCTTTCTTTATGTACAAGATTTGTACACAATTGCCAAGACAAGAGGAACAAGCAAATAGGATTTCTTACGACGTCAGAAATTAATCTAACTTTACATTCTCTTGTCAAATTGACACAGAAAATTGACTTTCCTGATGAGTTTAAGCTGCTTGCTTTAAAGCGTCAGATAAGAAACAGTTCCATTTTGAAGCTTATGCCTTATCTGGACGAGGATGGTATTGTTCGTGTAGGCGGACGCCTACAAAATTCAGATTTACCTTATTGTGTAAAACACCCCATTATATTGGCAAAGTCAAATCCTTTATCTAAACTTTTGATTTTAGATGCACATATTAGGACACTTCATGGTGGCATTACATTGACCATGTCGTATGTAAATCGTAAATTCTGGATAGTGTCAGGTAACCAATTGGCGAAAACTATTATACATAGATGCATGCCATGCTTTCGACAATCAGCCAAGACTGCTCGTCAAATCATGGGGAATCTGCCTAGTATCCGTATTAAGCCATCACGTCCTTTCAAGCATAGTGGGGTAGATTTTGCAGGCCCCATAACAATTAAAGCCTCTTCTGTTAGGTCTTCTGCGACTTCCAAGGGCTATATATGCCTATTTATTTGTATGGTCACAAAGGCCATACACTTGGAGGCCGTTTCGGACCTTACCACCAATGCATTTCTGGCGGCATTTCGACGCTTTGTTGCCAGAAGGGGAGCTTGCACAGATTTATACTCTGATTGTGGCACGAATTTTATTGGGGCCTCCAAAGAGCTCCAAATTTTACATAGTAGGAAGTCCAATTCATTGCACGACGATTTAAAGCAAGCACTGAGCTTATGCGAGACGAACTGGCACTTCATTCCACCAGCTTCACCAAATTTTGGAGGTCTTTGGGAAGCTGGTGTCAAGTCGGCTAAATTTCATCTAAAACGAATAACTAACGAACGGCTTTTGACCTTTGAGGAGTTAAGCACATTACTATGTCAAATTGAGGGTTGCTTAAACTCTCGACCCCTTGCTCCTTTGACACCAGATCCAGCGGACTTTGATGTATTGACTCCTggccattttttaattggcgagCCAACAGTTTGTATTCAGGAACCATCGTTGCTTGAAACCCCAGTCAACTATCTTACACGATGGAAATATATAGAAAGGTTAAAGCAACATTTCTGGAAAAGGTGGCGGAACGAATATCTCAACCGACTACAGGCTAGACCAAAATGGTTAAGTCCAGAACCAAATGCGAAAGTTGGAGATTTGGTTTTAATCGCAGATGAGAGATGTGGTCCTGGCCAATGGCAACTTGGACGTATAAAAGAAACGCATTCTGGAGCCGATGGACACATAAGGGTGGTATCGattctaacaaaaaataaaatattaaaaagaccTATCTCTAAAATTTGCTTTCTTCCAGGAGATTCACCAGACCAGCCAACACCAATAGCCCAAAAGACAATAGCCAACTAA